The Amycolatopsis umgeniensis DNA segment AACTCCTACTCGTAGGTGACGGTGACCTCGTCGGTCAGCGGCAGGGACTGGCAGGCCAGCACGATGCCTTCGGCGATGTCGTCGCCGTCGAGGACCTCGTTGTGCAGCATCTTCACCTCGCCGGAGGTGATCCGGCAGGCGCAGGCGCTGCACTGGCCCTCGCGGCATGAGTACGGCGCGTCGAAACCCTTTTCCAGCAACAGGTCCAGCAGCTTCGTCCGGCGCGGCCACTCGAGCTTCCTGGTCTCGCCGTCGAGGGTGACTTCGACCCCCGCCGGAGACTCGGCCTCCTCGACGACGACGGGCGTGGCCACCTCGAACGGATTCCCGCCGAGGGACAGGAACCGCTCCAGGTGGATCCGTTTGCGCGGCAGCCCGAGGTCCTTGAGCACCGCACGCGCGGCGTCCATGAACGGCGCCGGGCCGCAGATGAACGCCTCGTGCGCGGTGTACGGCGCCAGCAGGGCGCGCAGGTGCGCCTCGGCCGGCAGTCCTTGCAGGCTCTCCAGCCAGTGCACCACGACCAGCCGGTCCGCGTGTTTCGCGGCGAGGTCCGCCAGCTCCCGCGCGAAGATCACCGATCGTTCGTCGCGGTTGGCGTAGAGCAGGACCACCTTGCCGGTTCCGTGCTCCAGCGCGGACTTCAGGATCGACATCACCGGCGTGATCCCGCTCCCGCCCGCGAGCAGCAGGAAGTCCTCGTCGAGCGAGGCGGGGCTGAACACCCCGGCCGGCGGCAGGACCTGGACCTTCTGCCCGGCCTGGAGGTTGTCGCAGAGCCAGTTCGACCCGTAGCCGTCCGCGGTGCGTTTGACGGTGACCTGGACCCGGTTCTCGTGCGGCGCGCTCGAGAGCGAATAACAGCGGGCCACGGACCCCGTCCGCTCGCTCGGCACGCGGACGGTGAGGAACTGCCCTGGCGTGTAAGCGAAAACGGATACGTGCTCGGCCGGGATCTCGAACACGATCGAGCGCGCGTCCGCGGTCTCGGTGATCACTTCGGCCACGGTCACGGTGACGGGACCGCTCATTCGGGCACCTCCAGCAGGCCGTCCTTCAAGGCGGCGTCGATGCTCTCGCTGAGATTGCCACAGGTGTCGAGCAACGCCGTCTGCGCGCCGGACGCCTTCTGCTCGGCGAACACCGGGCAGCTCCGCGACGCGTCGGACGTCCACTGGATGCTGGTGTGCTGCACGCTGTTCTTCTTGACCAGCACGCAGGTCCCGCACGAGCGGCAGTTCAGCGGCCGCAGCCCGGCGGTGAGGAACTCGACGGTCTCGGGCTTCACACCCCGGCCTCTTCCGCCTGCTGCCTCGCCAGGTTCTCGGCCACCTCCGCCGCCCAGACCTCGTTGGCGCGGCTGGTGTCCACTTCGAACTCGAACCGCTGGGTCATGTCCTCGGTGACCTCGGCGGCGTCCACATAGAACTGGTCGTACCAGCGGCGCAGCTGGTAGACCGGCCCGTCCTCCTCGCACAGCAACGGGTTGTCGATCCGCGTCTTGTTGCGCCAGATCTCCACGTCCTGCAGGAAGCCGACGCCGATGCCCTTGGCGAACTTCCCGGCGATCTTGTCCGCGTGCTCGTCCGAGACGCCCTCGAACTTCTTCACGCTCACGCCCCACTGCAGCACGAACGAGTTCTCGGTGACCGGGTAGTGGCAGTTGATCAGCACGTTCTCGATCTCGAAACCCTGGTACGTGTTGAGCAGCGTGTTGATCATGTACGACGGGCCGAAGTACGACGCTTCCGACCGCAGCAGGTTCTCCTCGCCGCCGTAGTTGGACGCCATTCCCTTGTCCGGGCGGCCTTTCGTGTTCAGGTACTGCGTGGCGATATGCCCTTCGAACACGTTCTTGAAGTAGGTCGGGAAGGCGTAGTGGATGTAGAAGAAGTGCGCCATGTCGACCATGTTGTCGATGATCTCGCGGCAGTTGGAGCCCTCGATCAGCACCGAGTCCCAGGTCCAGTTGCTCCACTCGCCGTTGAACACGCCCTCGATCCGCGGGATGACGACGTCCGCTGGCGGCGGGTTGCCCTCGGGGTCGTGCCAGACGAACAGCTGCTTGTTCTCCTCCAGCACCTGCCAGGTCTTCGTCCGCGCCCGCAGCGGAACCCGCTTGGCGTAAGGGATCGAGACGCATTTGCCGTTGCCGTTCCAGCGCCAGTCGTGGAACGGGCAGGCGATCTCGTCGCCCTTGACCTCGCCCTGGGTGAGGTCGCCGCCCATGTGGCGGCAGTACCCGTCGAGCACGTTCAGCTTGCCGGACGAATCGGCGAAGACCACCAGTTTCGTCCCGAACGCCGTGATGGCGTGCGGTTTCCCGTCCCGGAACGACTCGGCGAGGCCGAGACAGTGCCAGCCGCGCGCGAACCGCGAAGGGGGCGCGCCCGCGTCGATCTGCCGTACGGATTCCGTCGTCATCGGCTGCCTCCCGCTTTGGTGTGATCTTGCTGCGCGAGATGCTCGGCCGCAAGGTAGCCGAACACCATCGCCGGGCCGATCGTCGCGCCGGGGCCCGCGTAGGTGCGGCCCATCACCGCCGCGCTCGTGTTGCCCGCCGCGTAAAGCCCGTCGATCACCGACCCGTCTTCGCGCAGGACGCGCGCGTGCGGGTCGGTCCTCAAACCGCCCTTGGTGCCCAAGTCACCGGGCACGATCTTCACCGCGTAGTACGGCGCGACGTCCAGCGGTCCCAGGCTCGGGTTGGGTTTGTTCCGCGGGTCGCCGTAGTAGTGGTCGTACGCGCTGCGCCCGCGGTGGAAGTCCTCGTCCACGCCGCTTTTCGCGAAGCCGTTGAAGCGTCGCACGGTGGCCTCCAGCGCGCCGGCCGGGACCTCGATCCGCTCGGCGAGTTTCGCGATCGTGCTCGCTTTGACCGCGATGCCCGCTTTGAACCAGCGGCCGGGCAGCGGCTGGCGCGGGCCGAGACCGGTGAACATGTACCGGTTGCGGTTGCGCTGGTCGAACACCAGCCAGGTCGGGATGTTCTCGCCGGGCCCGTCCCCTTTGCCGTACATCGCGTGCACGGCCTCGACGTAGGGCGCGGACTCGTTGACGAAGCGTTCGCCCCGCGCGTTGACCATCAGGCAGCCCGGACGCGACCGCTCGGCGAGCGCGAACCACGGGCCGCCGGTCAGCGGGATGGACGGGCCCCACCAGGCGTCGTCCATCAGGTCGGTGGCCGCGCCGAGTTTGAGCCCGGCGTCGATGGCGTCACCGGTGTTGGCTTCGGCGCCGACGGTCCAGTCCGTGCCGATCGGCGCCCGCTGGTACTTGACCCGCATCTCCTCGTTGCGCTCGAACCCGCCGGCGCCGAGGACGACGCCGAGCCTGGCTCGGATCAGCTTCTCCTCACCCTCGTGGCGGACGACGACGCCGACCACGCGATCGCCTTCGACCTTCAGGTCCAGGAGTGGCGTGTTCAACCAGACAGGGACCTCCGCCCGCCTCAGACCTTCACGCAAACCCGCCGCAAGCGCTTGCCCCATGGAAAGAAGTCGTTGCCGCCGGACGCGGCCGACCAGCCAGCGGCCGCCGAGGCCGAGGACGCGGAGGATCCCGCGCGGATGCCGGGCGAGCAGGCTCAGCCACCGGTAGTCCGCCTGGGTGATCGGGGCGCCCAGCGGGGGAGCGCTGTACGGCGGCTCCAGATTCGCCAGCTCCGGTCCGAGCAGGTTGCCGTCGAAAGCGGCAGGCTCGACCGACCGTCCGCCGGCGCGCCCGCCGGGGGCCTCCGGGTGGTAGTCCGAGTAGCCGCGGACCCACCGGAAGCGCAGCGGTGTCTTGTCGCAGACGAAGGACAAGACCTCGGGGCCGCGGTCGAGGAAGGCCGACCGGAGTTCCGCCGGGACGACGTCGCCGACGATCGACTCGAGGTACTCGTGCGCCCGCTCCGGGGGTTCCTCGATCCCGGCCGCCCGCAGGGCGTGGTTGCCGGGGATCCAGACGCCGCCACCGGACCGCGCGGTCGAGCCGCCGAAGTGCGCGGCCTTCTCCACGACCAGGACCTCGAGTCCCCGGTGGGCTGCGGACAGTGCGGCGGTCATCCCGGCGGCACCACTGCCCGCCACGATCACGTCGTAGTCCATACGCCCCTCACCTGAAACACGTTGTAGGAAGCATGTAGCAGCATCCGCGCTGCTCCAGTCACCATAGACGAGAACGTGTTCTAGTTCTAGGGTGGGGTCATGGACTCCCTCGTCGCGGATGTGGTGATCGTGGGCTTCGGGGCGGCAGGCGCTTGTGCGGCGATCGAGGCCGCCGATGCCGGCGCCCGGGTGCTCGTCGTGGAGCGGTTTTCCGGCGGTGGCGCGAGCGCCGTCAGCGGAGGTGTCGTCTACGCCGGTGGCGGGACGGCGCAGCAGCGGGACGCGGGCGTCGACGACAGTGTCGACGCGATGTACGACTACCTGCGGCTCGAGGTCGGCGACGTCGTCTCCGAAGAGACCTTGCGGCGCTTCTGCGCGGGCAGTACGGAGATGGTGACCTGGCTGGAGGGCAACGGTGTCCCCTTCGAGGGAAGCTTGTGCCCGTACAAGACGTCCTACCCCAGCGACGCGCACTATCTGTACTACTCGGGCAGCGAGGCGGCGGGCGGCTTCCGCGACGCGGCCAAGCCGGCACCGCGCGGACATCGCGTCAAAGGTCCCGGGACCTCGGGGAAGCTGCTGATGAAACGCCTGGCCGAGGCCGTCCGGCGTCGCGGGATCCAGGTGCTGCCGCAGACGGCCGCTCGAAATCTGATCGTGGACGCCGATGGAGTCGTGACCGGAGTCGTCGTGTCCACCCTGCGAGACGCGCCCGCTCGCGTGCGGGCGACACACCGGAAGCTGGCCGCGTATGCCGCGAAGCCGGGGATCTATGTGCCGTCGCTGCGGAAGTCGTTGCATCGGCGCGTGGAGCGAATCGAACGCCGATACGGCCGTGAGCTGCGGATCTCGGCCTCGCGCGGGGTCGTTCTCGCGGCGGGCGGGTTCATCGCGAACCGGGAGATGGTGCGTGAGCACGCGCCCGCGTATCGCGGCGGCCTGGCGCTCGGGACCTCCGCCGACGACGGATCCGGGATCCGCATGGGGGTCGAGGCGGGCGGGGCCACCGCCGAACTGGGACGGATCTCCGCCTGGCGGTTCATCACCCCGCCGTCGGCGTTCCTCGGCGGCCTGCTCGTCGACAAGGCGGGCGGCCGGATCATCGACGAATCCCGCTACGGCGCGGCCGTCGGTGAACGCATGATCACCGAGCACGAGGGGCGGGGCTGGTTGCTGGTCGACGACGCCATCGTGCGTGACGTACGCCGTGACGCGCGGAAGCAAAGCCAGTGGTTCCAAGGGCTTCAGGTGCGCTACCTGCTGCGGCAACGGGTCGTCGCCGATTCGCTCGAGGACGTCGCGCGCAAGGCCGGTGTCGATCCCGGCGGGCTGGCCGCCAGTGTCGAGGCTTCGCGATCCGGTGCCGATCCGACGGGTAAACCCGCCGAGTTCGCGCGGCCGCTGGATCGGGCGCCGTACTCGCTGATCGACGTCTCGATCAAACCGAACCTGGGCTATCCGTGTCCGATGCTGACGCTGGGCGGCCTGGTCGTCGACGAGGGAACCGGGGCCGTCCGTGCGTCGTCCGGTGCTCCGATTCGCGGGCTTTATGCGGCGGGCCGGACCGCGGTGGGAATCTGTTCTAGGTCCTACGTTAGCGGTCTGTCGCTGGCCGACTGCGTGTTTTCCGGGCGGCGTGCCGGAGCGCACAGTGCGCTCGACCGGGGATCAGTCGACAAAAACGAGAACGTGTTCTAGTCTTGGATCCGGATCACGGTGGATGGCGAGAGAGGGAACGCATATGAGCGAGCACGCCGCGCAGGACGTGATCGCGGGAA contains these protein-coding regions:
- the kstD gene encoding 3-oxosteroid 1-dehydrogenase gives rise to the protein MDYDVIVAGSGAAGMTAALSAAHRGLEVLVVEKAAHFGGSTARSGGGVWIPGNHALRAAGIEEPPERAHEYLESIVGDVVPAELRSAFLDRGPEVLSFVCDKTPLRFRWVRGYSDYHPEAPGGRAGGRSVEPAAFDGNLLGPELANLEPPYSAPPLGAPITQADYRWLSLLARHPRGILRVLGLGGRWLVGRVRRQRLLSMGQALAAGLREGLRRAEVPVWLNTPLLDLKVEGDRVVGVVVRHEGEEKLIRARLGVVLGAGGFERNEEMRVKYQRAPIGTDWTVGAEANTGDAIDAGLKLGAATDLMDDAWWGPSIPLTGGPWFALAERSRPGCLMVNARGERFVNESAPYVEAVHAMYGKGDGPGENIPTWLVFDQRNRNRYMFTGLGPRQPLPGRWFKAGIAVKASTIAKLAERIEVPAGALEATVRRFNGFAKSGVDEDFHRGRSAYDHYYGDPRNKPNPSLGPLDVAPYYAVKIVPGDLGTKGGLRTDPHARVLREDGSVIDGLYAAGNTSAAVMGRTYAGPGATIGPAMVFGYLAAEHLAQQDHTKAGGSR
- a CDS encoding Rieske 2Fe-2S domain-containing protein produces the protein MTTESVRQIDAGAPPSRFARGWHCLGLAESFRDGKPHAITAFGTKLVVFADSSGKLNVLDGYCRHMGGDLTQGEVKGDEIACPFHDWRWNGNGKCVSIPYAKRVPLRARTKTWQVLEENKQLFVWHDPEGNPPPADVVIPRIEGVFNGEWSNWTWDSVLIEGSNCREIIDNMVDMAHFFYIHYAFPTYFKNVFEGHIATQYLNTKGRPDKGMASNYGGEENLLRSEASYFGPSYMINTLLNTYQGFEIENVLINCHYPVTENSFVLQWGVSVKKFEGVSDEHADKIAGKFAKGIGVGFLQDVEIWRNKTRIDNPLLCEEDGPVYQLRRWYDQFYVDAAEVTEDMTQRFEFEVDTSRANEVWAAEVAENLARQQAEEAGV
- a CDS encoding FAD-binding protein → MDSLVADVVIVGFGAAGACAAIEAADAGARVLVVERFSGGGASAVSGGVVYAGGGTAQQRDAGVDDSVDAMYDYLRLEVGDVVSEETLRRFCAGSTEMVTWLEGNGVPFEGSLCPYKTSYPSDAHYLYYSGSEAAGGFRDAAKPAPRGHRVKGPGTSGKLLMKRLAEAVRRRGIQVLPQTAARNLIVDADGVVTGVVVSTLRDAPARVRATHRKLAAYAAKPGIYVPSLRKSLHRRVERIERRYGRELRISASRGVVLAAGGFIANREMVREHAPAYRGGLALGTSADDGSGIRMGVEAGGATAELGRISAWRFITPPSAFLGGLLVDKAGGRIIDESRYGAAVGERMITEHEGRGWLLVDDAIVRDVRRDARKQSQWFQGLQVRYLLRQRVVADSLEDVARKAGVDPGGLAASVEASRSGADPTGKPAEFARPLDRAPYSLIDVSIKPNLGYPCPMLTLGGLVVDEGTGAVRASSGAPIRGLYAAGRTAVGICSRSYVSGLSLADCVFSGRRAGAHSALDRGSVDKNENVF
- a CDS encoding ferredoxin--NADP reductase, with amino-acid sequence MSGPVTVTVAEVITETADARSIVFEIPAEHVSVFAYTPGQFLTVRVPSERTGSVARCYSLSSAPHENRVQVTVKRTADGYGSNWLCDNLQAGQKVQVLPPAGVFSPASLDEDFLLLAGGSGITPVMSILKSALEHGTGKVVLLYANRDERSVIFARELADLAAKHADRLVVVHWLESLQGLPAEAHLRALLAPYTAHEAFICGPAPFMDAARAVLKDLGLPRKRIHLERFLSLGGNPFEVATPVVVEEAESPAGVEVTLDGETRKLEWPRRTKLLDLLLEKGFDAPYSCREGQCSACACRITSGEVKMLHNEVLDGDDIAEGIVLACQSLPLTDEVTVTYE